The following proteins are co-located in the Sphingobium sp. Z007 genome:
- a CDS encoding type II toxin-antitoxin system Phd/YefM family antitoxin, with the protein MPQSVSSVEASKAFGRISRQALVAPLTITHHGHDSLVLMSATEYQRLKSRDREVLALDDFTDEDRAAIAASRAPAEAAKFDDELRDN; encoded by the coding sequence AGTCCGTCAGTTCCGTCGAAGCCTCGAAGGCCTTTGGCCGTATCAGCCGTCAGGCACTGGTCGCGCCTCTTACCATCACCCATCACGGCCATGATAGTCTGGTGCTCATGTCGGCCACGGAATATCAGCGGCTCAAGAGCCGTGATCGCGAAGTGCTCGCACTGGATGATTTCACCGATGAGGATCGGGCCGCAATCGCCGCGTCGCGCGCACCGGCCGAGGCCGCCAAATTCGACGACGAACTCCGGGATAATTGA